From the genome of Triticum urartu cultivar G1812 unplaced genomic scaffold, Tu2.1 TuUngrouped_contig_3318, whole genome shotgun sequence:
accggggcatccccaggattagatgcttgagtatccttagaatatttacttggggtgccttgggcatccccaagcttgagctcttgtctctctttattcttctcacatcggtaactcctcgttcttcgaacgcttcatccacacaaaactttaacaaaaactttgtgagatccgttagtataataaagcaaatcactatctttaggtactgttgtgaactcattctaaattcatattggtgtaatatctactgtattccaactcatccatggttcataccctccgatactactcacagattcatcaaaataagcaaacaacacatagaaaacagaatctgtctaaaacaagacagtctgtagtaatctggaggtttagtaaacttatgtaactccaataattatgaaataaatttgacaatttgtacagaagtaaagtgcaaaaagtttcagacccatttgactttccagtaaaaaatgtaaaatcacgcgctacggccaaagtttctgtttttattctgcacatagtaaacaagcaatctaatcatcctagaACCAAGGCTTgtcacattatttttataatataaTGGATATAcataaggggataattatttacagagaaactttcatgaaaaattctacattgtttccgtgagcatgaacacaagtgctcaaggtcgaccctcacttcttcaatgcataattttccaatcacttctcttttttgaaaaaaaaattaggcatgagaggcaagtaatatatatatatatatattcattattttaattttttttgtatatttcacccacaactaagcataaacaaaaaggaaaaacaaaatctacttagtgaagaaagcaagcaagcacacacgagaatatcaaccccacgctattgctccccggcaacgacgccagaaaagagcttgataatccccaagtgcaaggaatcatcgtaacaatttccaaaggtggaagtgataagtatgaagtatcgaacccacaaggagctaaaggtaagatcaatattctctcaagccctatctgccactgatacgactctacgtacaccgaatgtttgctttcaactagcaacgagaaataaaactatgttgtgggtatgaagagggtaactttgtatgatatcgaaGAGCTAAAATAttaaagtaggtgttgttatcatgaagttggaatatattactaaatattataaatagcgagtgtggaataatggtggatcggtgtgcggaattgtcctaggcaatcgttaacaagaccggtaatcactattgcagtttcatatgagggagaggcataagctaacatactttctctacttggatcatatgcacttatgattggaactctagcaagcatccgcaactactaaagatcattaaggtaaaacccaaccatagcattaaagcatcaagtcctctttattcccatacgcaacaacccccttgctcgggtttgtgtttcagtcactcaccaacccactataagcgaatcatgaacgtattgcaacaccctacagcaggaacccctcacgcttgtgcgacacggagggcaccataggacagcatcaaagtaaaacatacaactcataccaatctagatcatcaatcaacccaaagacaaaagatatctactcaaaacatcataggatggcaacacatcattggatcataatatgtggcataaagcaccatgttcaagtagggattacaacggggtgcgggagagtggaccgcgtaaaatagatgaggatggtgatgatgatggtgatgttgatgaagacgatcaccgtggcgatgattcccctcccgatggcactccggtgccaccgagagagaggaggagaggttctccccccttgtgcttcctcctccatggcttCCCCCCTCTgttccttggccttcatggtgatgatggcccctccgggatcctcctccatgccctccggtgatgatggccccctccggcagggtgccggagagggcctagattggttttcggtggctacggaggcttctggcgacggaactccctATCTAGGTTCCTTTCTGaaagttttgggttatataagaggtgttggagtcaggaacaaggcaggggggtctccgggctgtccacgaggcagggggcgcgcccaggggggtgggcgcgccccccaccctcgtgggcagcccgagactcttctggcccaattcttttacttcctggccttcttctggtccaaaaataagctccgtcaagtttcaggtcaattggactccgtttggttttccttttctgcgatactctaaaacaaggaaaaaaaacagaaactggcactgggctctaggttaataggttagtcccaaaaaccatataaaatagcatataaatgcatataaaacatccaaggttgataatataatagcatgaatacttcataaattatagatacgttggagacgtatcacaccctCTGAATGTAGTCTCCGAGACTGTCGTCGACTCGAAGCAGTCGGCGGGAGTCTTAGACCGTTTTTCTTTATTGTTTTTCACTCGGATTAGCCGATGATTTCTCCAAGTTTGATGGTTTTAGTGGGGGCATACTGAGTGCACCCGGTGGGTGTTGTCCCCGAGACTGTCGTCGACTGCACCAGGCGCCGGGAGTCTTAGAACTTCTGGTGTTTTGGCACTAAGCACGATTGTGACTCTTTTTTTGTGGACCATCTTGGTGGACGTCATTTAGTGAGGGCACAccgagtgcacccactgggtgtagtccccaagactgCCACTGATTGCGAGCAGTTGGCGGGAGTCTTTAGAACTGCATTTGTTTGTTTAGCACTCGGAGTGCAACCTTCCACTCGGTTGACCGAGTGGATGGTTTGGTAGATTGTAGGTGTGTTCGGAAGTCTCTAATTGATCAAGCTTGTTCCTTCCATGGGAGGATTAACTCCCGTATTTGGTACTGGTCAAGCTTGTTTCTTTCTTGGCGGGTTTTACTTTGATATTTGGTATTGGTCAAGCTTGTTCCTTCCTCTGAAAGGTTTTTTGTCTCCCATCCGACTAACTTTTGTTGTTTTGTAAGAGAGGGCTTGTGAGCTTGGTGCCCCCTATGCCATGTTGGAGAAGGAGGTGTTGCAGCTCCGAGTGGACCTGGAAGCCGAGAAGCACAAAAATGAGTGCCTTGAGAAGGAGAAGTGTGCCTTAGGAGGTTGGTCTCTTCGTCCGACTGTTCTCCAAAAAATTATTTCCTTTTGATTCGATCGAACTCTCTTAAGCAGATGTTCATAGCGAGAATGTTCACCTTGTAAATaggccaagaccaagaccaaggcCGCCGAGGACAAGTTGGCATCAGTCAGGAAGCTTGAAGAGGAGAACAAGACTCTGAAGGCTGCTGCTGAGGTGGCCGGGCATGAGATCTCCGAGCTCAAAAAGCAGTATGCCAAGTGGGAGACGAAGTGTACCACTCAGGCGAGTGCCTTTGAGCAGGAGAAGAAGAATCTGGACGAGAAGGTCATCCAACTCCTCAAGAAGAAAGCAGCCCTTGAGCAGTACATTGAAGACTTCAGCGAGGAGATGAATGCGAAGCTCGCAGGTAGGACTTTCGGTCGAGTGAATCCCGCCTGCTTCCGAATTCTTGCAAGTGTTGACTCTTGTGTTGTTTCTGTTGACAGAATACTGCCCCAACGTGGAGCTGGAGACTGAAAGGATCGAGAGAGATATCTAGACCCTACAAGGTTGCATTGCTCGTCAATGACAAGGCTGCCCTGGCCATCCTTCGCTTGGAAGATCGTCTCGACAACGCCCTGGGGTACATCACTTGGCTGAGGGGCGATCGACAAGGAGCTGCAGCCAGAGGGGACCGCCTAGAATGATCTGGAATCGATGATGGCCCATCTGAACGAGATTCCCCACCGAGTGCAAGCATGCAAGAAATCAGCAGCCTACTGCGGAGCCGATGTTGCAATCTCGCTCATCTGTGTCCACTGCAAGGACGTGAATGAAGAGAAGCTGAAGTCCCTCAAGGTCGCTAACACGAAGAAACTCAAGTTTGAGGACTTCATGGAGACGTTCATTGAAGCCACCACTCGGATTGTAGACGGTGTCGACTTGGACACCTTCATCGGCACAGCCAGTCCTTGGCCCGATGCGTAATCTAAAACTCTTAGTCCCGGATGAATTTGCCTTGGTATGTGATACGTATCCAACATATTTATAaatttttattgtttcatgctattatagtatcaatcttgaatgttttatatgcaattacaagcaattatatatcatgttttgggactaacctattaacttactACCCAGTGCCAGTtattgttttttgcctgtttttggtttttcagaatatcagtaccaaacgaagtctAAATGACACGAAACTTTTTGAAGATTTTTTTCTGTACAACAGAGGTGCTCAAGGAACAATTGCAGCGGGCTCAaacaaggatcaaacaatatgctGCTCAAAATAGGTCTGAAAAAACcttctttgtgtgtgtgtgtgtggggggggggggtagattCAAGATTCAGTATATCTAAAGTTGGGGAACCTGTCAGCACTACGGTGCAAGCGCTTACGGATACAAGTGATGGGGCAAACAGCTGCCATGGCAGCGGTTCAGAGAAGGGTGCCATGGCAGCAGAGATCGACTGTCCGGGCAAGGATTCAGAGATAAGCAGCGACAGTGGCCGAAGGAAGGCGGAGCGTAGCTGGCCAATGGGCCCGGGTGACAGCTGGAAAGtagctagtgtgtgcgtgagcgGTGGGTTAAACCGCAGACGTCTCATGTATCAGTTTATTGAAGAAAATAAAATAGAAACTATTTTCCCCTTGCCTCCCTTCTTCCTTCCCAAGCTATCTTCTCCCTCACCTACCCCGATCTAGTGGATCTCTACGATCCATGGCCATCACACGAAGGTGCTGCGGCCGATCGTCACCAGCGGTGAAGGAGGCGTGTGGTACAAGAGCGCGACGATGGAGGAGCTGCTCCGGGACTACAGGGCCAAGGGCCTCGGCACCTCCGCGCTCGACCACTTCAGGATCTGAATGGAGCGCAGATAGTGTATCTTCAGTTTACTTCCTCTCCTGTTTaattgtttgtttgtttttttgcGGAAACGTGTTTAATTGTTTTGTGATCGGCATATATTCGTGTGCTTGGATTCTGTATCTAATTACATCGTTATTTTACTTTTCTATAAAGGACCCTCTTTATGTCAAATTCCTCATAGCACGTATGATAATTTCTTCAAAAACACATGGCGAGTTTTGGCAACACAAATCTTGTTCGCTTGAAGGAATTGACAAACTCCCGACAAATAAATTGCTGTGAAAAACGTTCGTTCTGCCATGGACCCCAACGAACGTTCGCTGAAGAGCACTACCGTTTCTAAAAAGGTATGGATTAATTGGACACTCGATCAAGGCATATTTCATGCATGGTAAGAAAACAGACAGTAAAACAATTTTATTAGCATGAGATGAAGAAACTAAGAGACTCGGCCTGCGTCACTGATTCACTCTATCCTTCCTCTATCTCTGTATGTAATGTATCCAGTTAACTCAAACATATATATCTCCAACTAAAAAACTGTTCAAAACTTCCGTGGCATATTATGGCCACAATCTAATCCCACGTGTGAACAACAGTTTGTAAAGGCTGTGATTACGCTACAAACACCCACCAGCACGTACAGCTTCGTCTCACACGGCAACAGGCCGCTTCGGAGGAGGGTGGCGCTGTGCCACGAGCCTCGACGCCATTCTCCTCCTGAAGAGCAGGTAGAGGGCAAGCAGGAAAAACAGGACCAGGAGATACAGCCAGAGGTAAGCTTCCCGGAGGAGGAACGGCTTGTTGCTGCCACCGTCATCGTTGCAACTGCAGCCGCAGTCATTGCGCAGAGGCTTGGCTCCCTTGAGGGCTCCGTATGGGTCCAAGATGAAGTCCAGATTCATGGCTTCGCGCCCCAGCATGATATGTGTTCTTTTTGGTCTGAAGCCTTCCATCGATGCCACGACTGACAGTAATAAAAGAAAGCCCGTGTGGGGTTACCAATGGATTAGCTTCATCTATCCAAGATTTTCTAGTGAAAATTTAGATAAAGAAAAGGAGATTAGGCCAAGTGAGGACTGAGGAGACATCCCCAACCATGTTTAATACATGCAGGCTATCTAACCATATCTGTAAATGATGTTTTGGACAGAAGGAGCATACAAAGCCTACCTTCATAGCTCTGACCAGGTGCAAGCATCCGATGGTAATTGCCAAAAGTTCCGCTGGCATTTATCTATGATCAAGCACAGGACGAGTATTAGGATCTCTCAAATGATAAACCCAAAAATTTCAGCATAAATTTGCCAGTTCATCCATAAGACCACAAAATAATCCATTTGCATTCAGGATCCAAATGTCACTTATATATACCTCACTGGATATAGGTTAAGGTTGCCAAATAATCTCACCTTCGAATCAATTCCCTTAACCATGAGTGAGCCTGGTATAGGACGGCCAGTATCTGCAGCAAATATCCTTCCATGAACTCCTGTCTGAAACAAGTGTTAATATAGTGCACACAGTGACAAACATTTTCTATGTCAACAAAAGAGAACAACAAGGAGCAAAACCCAAAGGAACAACTTCAATAACACTGGAAGGTACTATTTCAGAAGGGGCAGAGAATGAAATGATGACACAGTGCCTCAACCCAGACCCTGGTACAAACATGGTGGTTGAAGAACCCGGTGCCCCAACCCATATACTAACTGACACCATTTCACTTCAAATAGGGCGAGGTTGTTAATTATTTCTGGTGCATAACCATAGGAATCAAACACTAGGAACATCTTACCTTTACAAGGCTTGCAACAAGATTGAGCATGCTCAACTTATTTTGCTTCCATATGACAAGAAGCTGTAGCAGAAGATTATACAGAATATCAGAACAAAAACATGTCTACCAAGTGGTTtacaacagcagcagcagaagcagaaGCATAACAAGATGCAAAAGTACCTCAGATGCTTTTGGCCATTTTACATCACTAATTTCAAGGGTTAACTCAAAGCAGCCTCCGTGTATATAGTTCCAGTCTTGCATGCCACCATAAATTGGATACCTGCATCACAAACCATAAATTGCTATGTTCGGTCTTGAAAAGTACTAACACTCACTGGAATGTTAATACAACGAAAGTTCAATATGGAGTAGCAAAGCGATGCTAGTCTTTTTTTTCTTTACCACAGCGCTCCATTTGTAATTCCTCCTTCGAACTCCTTGCTCAATGACATGTTATAGTGTGACTGACTATACACTGACGCCATGTACCGGAATGTCTTGTCATCAGGACATCCATAATACTGTTTTCTGTAAGCAAGACAATCTATGTGAGAATGCAGTCTGAAACAAAGCAAGTTTGTGTTCCTAAAGACTAGTAGGTGAATGAAAAATAGCAAAACAAATGAAATAACTGCTATACTGAACAAAAACTCAGGCAAAAATATTGCATTACAAGATAACATTGTATGACATTAAAATCCAAGGGCTCCAACAGCGCCACTTACGATATATTGATTAACAGCCCATTATGTGCACGACTGTTGATCAGCTGCTCATAAAACTTTAGCTGTGTGCTGCTTATCTATCTTGATGGTCCTATAAATAAGAAAAGGTACATCTAACAAATCTATGGGGCATCAAGAGAATGTTACTGTTTAACAAGCATGGGTGGCCACGTGCAATCTAACCTCTGAATAAAGCACTTGCGAACATCAAAATTCAAGTACCAGCATTAGCAAGGACTCAAGTTGGCAAACACAAAATATgaatgtactccctccgatccaaaataagtgtcatggttttagttattttggatcggagggagtacatcaTTTGAGAAATATACTGACACATCTGTGGACAATCCTTGGTTAAAATCTTATTGCTGGGTTTTAGTAAGATATAGAGAAACAGGACATGCAAAAGTACTAGCAGGGGATCTTGAAACTGAATGTAAATTAGGAAACTGGCTACCTTGTATCTCTAGATCCATCCCATGGATAATTTGCAACAAGAGCACCCTGCAAAACTCAAATCAGGTGGCAATGGATGGCAATCAGTCAATCAGGAGCTAATTGGTAATGACGTAAGAACTATGTATCAGAATAATGTCCATGAAACAAAGGGTCATCTGAAAATGAAGAAAAGTTAGTGAATTCCTAGTATTGG
Proteins encoded in this window:
- the LOC125527226 gene encoding carboxypeptidase SOL1-like isoform X2 — translated: MQLAYWLCDNYLKDPLATLIVENTHLHILPSMNPDGFALRRRGNANNVDLNRDFPDQFFPLNDDIKHRQPETRAIMNWIKQEHFTASASLHGGALVANYPWDGSRDTRKQYYGCPDDKTFRYMASVYSQSHYNMSLSKEFEGGITNGALWYPIYGGMQDWNYIHGGCFELTLEISDVKWPKASELLVIWKQNKLSMLNLVASLVKTGVHGRIFAADTGRPIPGSLMVKGIDSKINASGTFGNYHRMLAPGQSYEVVASMEGFRPKRTHIMLGREAMNLDFILDPYGALKGAKPLRNDCGCSCNDDGGSNKPFLLREAYLWLYLLVLFFLLALYLLFRRRMASRLVAQRHPPPKRPVAV
- the LOC125527226 gene encoding carboxypeptidase SOL1-like isoform X1, whose translation is MAIPRLRSLPLPLLLVVLLRAFASLPIQAAARGGLDPSPGIAVEKHGAFSRGLLQDMPEITDEMVRGYMSNSELEGAVQDFGRRCANVSRIYSIGKSVNGSPLWAIEISDKPGLKEAEPAFKFIGNVHGDEPVGREVLMQLAYWLCDNYLKDPLATLIVENTHLHILPSMNPDGFALRRRGNANNVDLNRDFPDQFFPLNDDIKHRQPETRAIMNWIKQEHFTASASLHGGALVANYPWDGSRDTRKQYYGCPDDKTFRYMASVYSQSHYNMSLSKEFEGGITNGALWYPIYGGMQDWNYIHGGCFELTLEISDVKWPKASELLVIWKQNKLSMLNLVASLVKTGVHGRIFAADTGRPIPGSLMVKGIDSKINASGTFGNYHRMLAPGQSYEVVASMEGFRPKRTHIMLGREAMNLDFILDPYGALKGAKPLRNDCGCSCNDDGGSNKPFLLREAYLWLYLLVLFFLLALYLLFRRRMASRLVAQRHPPPKRPVAV
- the LOC125527226 gene encoding carboxypeptidase SOL1-like isoform X3; translated protein: MDLLLEGVVMQTMLISTETFLTKYHRQPETRAIMNWIKQEHFTASASLHGGALVANYPWDGSRDTRKQYYGCPDDKTFRYMASVYSQSHYNMSLSKEFEGGITNGALWYPIYGGMQDWNYIHGGCFELTLEISDVKWPKASELLVIWKQNKLSMLNLVASLVKTGVHGRIFAADTGRPIPGSLMVKGIDSKINASGTFGNYHRMLAPGQSYEVVASMEGFRPKRTHIMLGREAMNLDFILDPYGALKGAKPLRNDCGCSCNDDGGSNKPFLLREAYLWLYLLVLFFLLALYLLFRRRMASRLVAQRHPPPKRPVAV